The Candidatus Omnitrophota bacterium sequence GTTCTCGGAGAAAGTAAGCGTGTGCGTCCCGCCGTAAGAGGACAATAGCCCGCCGTCATAGTTAAGGGCGCGTACGACAAAAGAGAAATCCCCGTTCTGCCTGAGGTCCGTAAAAGGCGATGTCGGTGTGACGCTGACAACGGAGAGCTTGCGTAGTTCCGACAGGAAGGTCTGCGATACGGCGGTGCTTGTTATGGAAGTGTCCGTGTTGTCCTGCACGGTCAGTGACGCCACGCCGACGCCGTTGAACTGCATCGTGATAATGCCGGTCTCGCCGTTCGTGAACGTGACAGGCAATGTCGAGAGGGAGAATGAGCCAGAGGCGGCCCCTCCCTTGACGAACTTAAGGGTGCGGGATACAGGGGTATCCTGTATCTTCGCGCCGGCGTAATCCAGGGCGCGGACCTTGAATGTAAAGTCCCTGTTCTGGATGTACGGCCCGGTCATGTCTATTATCTCGAAGCTCTGCGACTCCTCGTCGAATGTCGCGGAGTCGGAGTCGGAGAGAGCGAACGTATCGCTGGTAGCGGTGATGGTAATAGCGCCTATGTTGTCGAAAGTAACGTCATGCAGAGTGCAAGTGCCGCCCGAGAAACTCTCGCCGGGGATCGAGGTCTCTGAAAGGTTGCCCGAAGCGCCGGATTTGGATATGGAAACGTCATCGTTGAAATATGTCGCCGCTGAAGCGCCGCGTTTAGCGGTAACGGTTATGTCGAACGGCTTGTTCTGTATGTATTCCGAATCTTCCGTGGACAGGGAGATCTCGATAGAAGTCGCTTGTGTATCGAAAGAGATATCATCGACCTGGCCTGAGATGGACGCGGTCGCGTGGTCTTTGACGAGGATATCGATAGTGCCCGTACCGGTATAGTAAATGGGTATGGTGGCCACCCCTGAGGAATTGAACGTGACCGCCTGCTGAGATACTGAAAGTGTCCCGTTGGCTGAAGCCGGGTCGACGATCGAGAGGTCGAGGGTCTTGGCCACGTTATCGGCCTCTATCGGGTCGCCTAATACATTGAGGGCGGTTACCGTAAGATTGAAGCTAATGCCCTGTACCTGAGAGGCCGCTGCCGCTACCTCCAGGGAATACGTTTCCTGTAGGAATGTGGCGCTGGCGGCCGTACATGTGATGGACGCGTCGCCGGATACGGCGGCGGAGATAGAAATGGTCCCCGAAGCCGAATAAACATTATTTACGGTAGCGGTTCCGCCGGAGAACGTGACGGAGGAAGAAGCGGTGCTCAGGCTTCCCGAGCCGTTCTCGGAGAAAGTAAGCGTGTGCGTCCCGCCGTAAGAGGACAATAGCCCGCCGTCATAGTTAAGGGCGCGTACGACAAAAGAGAAATCCCCGTTCTGCCTGAGGTCCGTAAAAGGCGATGTCGGTGTGACGCTGACAACGGAGAGCTTGCGTAGTTCCGACAGGAAGGTCTGCGATACGGCGGTGCTTGTTATGGAAGTGTCCGTGTTGTCCTGCACGGTCAGTGACGCCACGCCGACGCCGTTGAACTGCATCGTGATAATGCCGGTCTCGCCGTTCGTGAACGTGACAGGCAATGTCGAGAGGGAGAATGAGCCAGAGGCGGCCCCTCCCTTGACGAACTTAAGGGTGCGGGATACAGGGGTATCCTGTATCTTCGCGCCGGCGTAATCCAGGGCGCGGACCTTGAATGTAAAGTCCCTGTTCTGGATGTACGGCCCGGTCATGTCTATTATCTCGAAGCTCTGCGTCTCCTCGTCGAATGTAACGGGGTCAGACGGGTCTGACTCTGTGCCCGTGTCGTTGTCCGTGGCCACAATGGTTATCGGTGTAATGTCACCATATGAGATCGAAGTGGTACATACGCCGGAAGTATTGAAGGTATATGTTCCGGGTACTTCGATCCGGGAACCGGATTGTTCTATTATTTCCAGGGTGATGTCGCCGTTGTAGTTCGGTAACGGGTCCGCGCCATAGGAGGGAATGGCCGTTATGGTTATTTCGAAAGCTTTGTTCTGTATCTGCTCAGAGGCCGGTACGGCTATGTTAAATCCGCCGATATTCTTTACTACGGAAATAGTGGCATTGGCAGAGAGGGAATCATCTTCCGCGGTTATTGATACGGAATTGCCGAACCCGGTGTATTTAAGTGTATATGTGTTAACCCCAGCGGTAAAGCCCGTTTGGGAAACGAGCTCTATTGAGCCTGTTCCGCCGGAAGACGAAAAGGAAATGTTTTTATCATAGGCTATGGCCGGGTCTCCCGTGTCATTGAATGCCGACACCTTGACCGTGAATTCCTCATGCTGGGTTACTTCGGCGGGGACATCGGATAAGGTCAATTCGTTTATATGCTCCAGCTCAAAGGTGAAAGGGGACGCGCATGTTGAGGGTATGCCGGGGTTGCCCGTGTCGCGGGCATATATGTTGAAAGTTCCGGTGCCGGTGTATTTGAAATTTTCTATGGAAAGGTATCCACTGCTGTCGAAGGTCGCGGTAGCCGGTACTGGTACGCCATTGGATGTGGGGTCCGTATAGAGTTCGATCGTATTGCTGCAGCTGTAAAGTGGATAACCTTCTGAGTCAAGGGCCATTATCCTTAGCCAGAACCCCTGGTTTTGGGTCTGGCTATAATCGCCATTCAGGGATTCCACCCGAAAAGAGGCGGGCTCCTCGTCGGCTCCGACTGACGCGGTGATAAAACAAAAAAGAAAAACCGCAGCTATCGGCAGGAATTTTTTTATAAACCCTGAACTTTTATTGGTTATTATGGTTGTCTTCATGACACACCGCCTTTGCTATATGTTAGAACCAAACTTTTTATTACCACTACTAAACTCTATTAATAAGTATATACTATAAAAAAGGCAAATGCCAGCGCAGGCACCTACCTTTTTGTTCTTCTACGAAAAAACAAAGAACGCAAATACTGAATATTTTTTTTCTAACAAAAAAACTGAAGTTTATGTTAACTTTGGTGAGAAATGGCAAAAAGACCAGTAATTTTGATAAACGAAAATTTTGAGGAAAAAGAAAACTCAGGGCACGCATAGTCTTAAAATCGCGGGAATAATTGAAAATAAGGGAACTTCAGGGTATAATAATATTATTATTTTTGAAAGGGCGGATAAGAACATGGACGCGGATAAGCCGGAAACATCATATACGAAAAGCAGGGATAAAAGACAATGGCCGCGCGTCAAGGGGTCGTTCGTTACCCGAATGAGGGAAAAAGGCGGAGAAAGCAGGAAGTGGGAACTTGTTACATTAAGAGACCTTGGTGCTGGCGGCATAAGCTTTTTGCTCGACAGGCCTTTTTCCCAAGGGGCCGTTATTGATATGGATATCGCTTTGCCCGGAAGGCATGGGAACAATGTGCATTGTCGGGGTGAGGTCATGCGCGTGGAAAATCCCGGGCGTGGCCCCCTCAACAGAATA is a genomic window containing:
- a CDS encoding PilZ domain-containing protein; the protein is MDADKPETSYTKSRDKRQWPRVKGSFVTRMREKGGESRKWELVTLRDLGAGGISFLLDRPFSQGAVIDMDIALPGRHGNNVHCRGEVMRVENPGRGPLNRIAAALTDISSEDKEFLEAFVRQRA